The Sorangiineae bacterium MSr11367 genome window below encodes:
- a CDS encoding (2Fe-2S)-binding protein — MPISKFVLNGRDVRIDVDPETPLLWVIREQLGLTGTKYGCGRALCGACTVHLDGKAIRSCVYPVSEVEGRQVTTIEGLNGGVQHPLQAAWIAENVPQCGYCQSGQIMGAAAMLAVNPAPNDEDIASVMGAHLCRCGTYPRIRLAIHRAAAQIGRSGGGR, encoded by the coding sequence ATGCCTATATCGAAGTTCGTGCTGAACGGTCGCGACGTTCGGATCGACGTGGACCCGGAGACGCCGCTGCTTTGGGTGATCCGTGAACAACTCGGCCTTACGGGGACGAAATACGGGTGCGGGCGAGCCTTGTGCGGTGCCTGCACCGTGCACCTCGATGGAAAGGCCATTCGCTCGTGCGTGTATCCGGTGAGCGAGGTGGAGGGGCGTCAGGTGACGACCATCGAAGGCCTGAACGGTGGCGTGCAGCACCCGCTGCAAGCAGCCTGGATTGCCGAGAACGTCCCGCAATGTGGGTATTGCCAATCCGGCCAAATCATGGGCGCGGCCGCCATGCTCGCGGTCAATCCCGCACCGAACGACGAGGATATTGCCAGCGTCATGGGGGCTCACCTTTGCCGGTGCGGTACGTATCCGAGAATCCGTTTGGCCATTCATCGTGCCGCGGCGCAAATCGGGCGCTCTGGAGGAGGGCGATGA
- a CDS encoding LysR family transcriptional regulator has product MFGADVYARDLDLNLLRVFAVVAEEGSITRAAARLYVTQPAVSAAIRRLTAYVGAELITRQGRGVVVTHRGAELLAASRAHLQPLLAVAMAVPVFDPRSSMATVRIGLADSLESLLLPDLVKALRTEAPEMQLIIAPVQFRTVEELLLSNKVDFAVSIADELPRSIVRQPLASHPPSWPPFTCLYDPRHSKLPKKLSEREYFAREHVVVSYAGDARGIVEDSGARARKVRIAVPAFSYVADVVDDSPLLATIPTLVAKHILRTRPHLRSAALPFLSFESTGFELLWSRANDDDDAARFVRGLVTKVTLAIVASLERPGKK; this is encoded by the coding sequence ATGTTTGGCGCCGATGTCTATGCACGCGATCTGGACCTCAACTTGCTCCGCGTCTTTGCGGTGGTTGCGGAAGAAGGGAGCATCACCCGTGCGGCCGCGCGCCTCTACGTCACGCAACCCGCGGTAAGTGCGGCCATTCGCAGGCTTACCGCGTACGTGGGGGCGGAGCTGATCACCCGCCAGGGACGTGGCGTGGTGGTCACCCATCGCGGCGCCGAGCTTTTGGCCGCATCCCGCGCTCACTTGCAGCCGCTCCTCGCGGTGGCCATGGCGGTGCCCGTGTTCGACCCAAGGTCCTCGATGGCCACGGTCCGCATCGGGCTTGCCGATTCGTTGGAGTCGTTGCTCCTTCCCGATTTGGTGAAGGCCTTGCGGACCGAGGCGCCGGAGATGCAGCTCATCATCGCCCCGGTGCAGTTTCGCACCGTCGAAGAGCTGCTCCTCTCCAACAAGGTGGATTTCGCCGTGAGCATCGCCGACGAGCTTCCGCGCTCGATCGTTCGCCAGCCGCTCGCCTCCCATCCGCCGTCCTGGCCGCCTTTCACGTGCCTTTACGATCCTCGCCACTCGAAATTGCCGAAAAAGCTCTCCGAGCGCGAGTACTTCGCACGCGAACACGTCGTGGTTTCGTATGCGGGCGACGCCCGGGGCATCGTCGAGGATTCGGGCGCTCGAGCACGGAAGGTGCGCATTGCGGTTCCCGCATTCAGCTACGTGGCGGACGTCGTCGATGATTCTCCGCTCCTCGCCACGATTCCGACGCTCGTGGCCAAGCATATCCTTCGGACGCGGCCGCACTTGCGGAGCGCGGCCTTGCCATTTCTCTCGTTCGAATCGACGGGATTCGAGCTTCTTTGGTCCCGAGCCAACGACGATGACGATGCGGCGCGCTTCGTACGCGGTCTCGTCACGAAGGTGACCCTCGCCATCGTGGCGAGCCTGGAACGCCCGGGCAAGAAGTGA
- a CDS encoding SDR family NAD(P)-dependent oxidoreductase, which translates to MERNWPPRRIPRLDGKLAIVTGANSGIGYSTALELARAGAHVLLGCRDANPGIAARHRLLTEVPKANVALEALDLASLTSIRRFAERMLGAGTPVDILVNNAGVMNIPTRELTEDGFERQFGTNHRTVLPTST; encoded by the coding sequence ATGGAACGAAATTGGCCCCCTCGACGAATACCTCGGCTCGACGGCAAGCTCGCGATCGTCACCGGCGCGAACTCCGGAATTGGCTACAGCACCGCGCTCGAGCTCGCACGCGCCGGGGCGCACGTCCTTCTAGGATGCCGCGACGCGAACCCAGGTATCGCGGCTCGCCATCGATTGCTCACCGAAGTTCCGAAGGCGAACGTCGCGCTCGAAGCCCTCGATCTGGCCTCGCTCACGTCGATTCGACGCTTCGCCGAGCGCATGCTCGGTGCGGGAACGCCGGTCGACATCCTGGTCAACAATGCCGGCGTGATGAACATCCCGACCCGCGAGCTCACCGAGGATGGCTTCGAACGTCAGTTCGGAACGAATCACCGAACCGTACTGCCGACGTCCACGTAG